From Elusimicrobiota bacterium, the proteins below share one genomic window:
- a CDS encoding ABC transporter substrate-binding protein — translation MIKTKRAKFLLKLLSPLTLLLLLIIYFTLRVTIVPKTLRVAFPRDKEIYYYDPANIHYLSQYILTENFFSTLVYYNIHGELVSGLAEKFYWEGNEAYFKIRNDLKTVDGRKITARDVETTFKRLAILGTNTHGNIKNILCGDKQINKLSDNCPNLRLKNDYLISISFKKKNPFLFSMLTAADFGIVPIESIDNRTLAIKDYRNTSGPYFVDKYDNKGFFILSANKTNFLYSKDMPQKIEIIPSRINNKSISLELFKNNKVDMITTLDDSSELLRYAENNPKTNLFKTVSMQLSAITFTPSGVAKFSRKERFVIAKKIKESVLPHLLKRAGAEETAQIFPTFGQGALYGHQLKILDEEMEKVAKSSFNKRIVAWNIPEVSIPDLKKALPSIEVKQINGLPGHIDYLKNGLNEPDLFFRESDTSVKEDINFFYYYMNNYFFVINGKEGNRWIDKYSQIENYYERMKMINDLHYQTLKEAITIPLVITPYVALSNKNWKFDFLNLHAGTTFWRLKWNWLTGF, via the coding sequence GTGATCAAAACAAAAAGGGCTAAATTCTTACTAAAACTTTTATCGCCTTTAACCTTACTTTTACTATTAATAATTTATTTTACTTTAAGGGTTACAATAGTGCCAAAAACATTGCGGGTAGCTTTCCCAAGAGATAAAGAGATATATTATTATGACCCGGCTAATATTCACTATCTGTCCCAATATATTTTAACTGAGAATTTTTTTTCGACTCTTGTATACTACAATATACATGGAGAACTTGTGTCCGGTCTGGCTGAGAAGTTTTATTGGGAAGGGAATGAAGCTTATTTTAAAATAAGGAATGACTTGAAAACGGTAGACGGTCGAAAAATAACTGCCAGGGACGTAGAAACAACTTTTAAAAGACTTGCCATTTTAGGTACAAATACCCATGGCAATATTAAAAATATATTATGCGGTGATAAACAAATAAATAAATTAAGTGACAATTGCCCAAATTTGCGCTTAAAGAATGATTATTTAATCTCTATATCTTTTAAAAAGAAAAATCCTTTTTTATTTTCCATGCTAACTGCCGCAGATTTTGGAATAGTTCCTATAGAATCAATAGATAATCGTACTTTAGCTATAAAAGATTACAGGAACACATCTGGTCCATATTTTGTGGACAAATATGACAACAAAGGATTCTTTATTCTTTCTGCGAATAAGACTAATTTTTTATATTCTAAAGATATGCCTCAAAAAATAGAAATAATTCCTTCCAGAATTAACAATAAGTCAATTTCTTTAGAATTATTTAAAAACAATAAAGTAGATATGATAACAACTTTGGACGATTCTTCGGAACTTTTGAGATATGCAGAAAACAATCCAAAAACTAATTTGTTTAAAACAGTTTCGATGCAATTATCTGCTATAACTTTTACTCCTTCCGGTGTTGCAAAATTCAGCAGAAAAGAAAGATTTGTAATAGCAAAAAAAATCAAGGAAAGTGTTTTGCCACATCTGTTGAAACGAGCCGGGGCGGAGGAAACTGCTCAAATTTTCCCGACCTTCGGTCAGGGCGCCTTATATGGACATCAGCTTAAAATCTTGGATGAGGAAATGGAAAAAGTCGCTAAAAGTTCTTTTAACAAGAGAATTGTGGCATGGAATATACCTGAGGTAAGCATACCAGATTTAAAAAAAGCTTTGCCCTCAATAGAAGTGAAACAGATCAATGGTTTACCCGGACATATAGATTATTTGAAAAATGGGCTTAATGAACCGGATCTTTTTTTTAGAGAATCTGATACAAGCGTTAAAGAAGATATAAATTTTTTTTATTACTATATGAACAATTATTTTTTTGTCATAAATGGTAAAGAGGGGAATAGATGGATTGATAAATATTCCCAAATAGAAAATTATTATGAAAGGATGAAGATGATAAATGACTTACACTATCAGACATTAAAAGAAGCTATTACTATTCCAT